GGCCCCCAAGACGGTGAGATCGGGCACACATAGAAGGACCCCCTCGTTCTCCACACATAGCGCAGGACAGTGACTCCACTTTCTGATCCCCCCCTACCCCATGCCGAGACTACCCCGACATGTTTCAAAGTTTCTTGACTTTCAGTGTAACTGAAAATAGGCAACATACACATATTAAGTACAGTACTCGCAATAATGGCACAAGTCGTGAGCAGATGACTTAAATCACCTGATgcgcaattttttttctttaaatctgaCACAAAATATGAGGCTTCTGTCACTATCCAGTCATAAAGGTTAgcctttttatctttcttcaacTACCACTTGTGGTGTAAAATGGCTTGTTGGGGGTTGACTGTGCATAGCAATTACTTTCCCGTGGgcaaaccactttttttttcttgcactgttttcatcttcactgcctgtaaatactgtaaattaACAGGTTCACATGCTTCATTAACTCCTGGTATCTAAGACTGATCTACACTGTGCTTTGTACCTGAAGAGTCATAAACTACTACACTTCAAGCTGACACTCCACCTGCTCAAACCCTTTGAATAAAACTGAAGAACTGGCAAAAAAAAGGTACAGATGTGTCTCGCAACGTGTAAATTTGAAAGGCAGAAACCCAAACATACTGGGGGCATGGACGGAATGAGAAAAGCCTGTCTTCAATGGAAAGCTTAAATTAGAATTTAAGATGCATGCAGAGAACTGCATACCATATTCATTTCTGTTACTTGCTGGTTCTCCCAAGTACGAGTCTAATAACAGAGCTTAGTTGGATGTTTGCTCAAGATGATTATGCTAAGTTACCTTGAAGTTATATCTATTACGTTGCATCGTAGGATTACTGTTTTCTTGCATCTGTCACATCTGTTCTTTACTTCTTAACCTGCTTTATTAGGATAGTGATTGGAAGCTTTAACTATACAACAGAAACCATtacaaaaggacaaaacaacAAGGCCCACAACATTATTAAATCAAGTGCCAATCATTTTCAAATTAACTGATGTTGTAAACAATTATGGtcaaactattaaaaaacaCTAATAAGAACTGCTTATTAAAAAGGAAACACCTTATAGTGAGCCATAGCCTCAGGATCTCCCGATAGCGAAATACCTCACAGCATGCATCCAGCTGATTCCATTCAAGGCAGCAATCAAACAATTAATGCAAATGCCAATGGGTAATTAACAATACATTCTGAAATTCTCATGCCTCATAACAGCCAAATCTGTTAGTTCCTAATTAAAAGATTCAAAGGTATCTTTGCATTTTCTACCCTATTATTGAAATACTTACATGTGTTAGTGTTTGTAAACTGACAAAAGGTTCCTACAGGCCCGGGTATAACAGGATAGTGGTGCAAGGATGCAACCCGCGTGTTTCAAAGTGGAaggtagcagacgacactcttGAGCAATATCTATCCGCTGACGCTCGTGCTGTGCGAATGCAAGACACTTCGCGACGAAGTAAGATGAAAGCTTGCGGTGGGTTAGGTTCTTGAGGAGAGGGGAGAGGGTGGGGATGGCAACAGAAAGTTTTAAGACGGGGAGGGTTTTACAAAAGGAGGGGCACACAGCAACGGTCGCACGTTTGAAGCACGCTCGCGCAGGCTGCGTGTCACCGTCAGGAATGTGGACTCAGTGCTATCTCGACCCTGACCTGTTCTGCACGTTCTGTATAATGCACGCACTCAGCCGCGAAGCTATCTAGCTCAAACCGTCTGCCAAACCCCGACCGTGCTTCCCCTCAAACAAGCTTGGCCCTGACCACCCGCGCATGTTACGTGCTCGCACAACGTCCAACTTCGCAAAGGATGAAAGATCATCAGCAAAAATCGCAGACGAGGCTTCCCACTCAAACCccatttgcacagaaaaaaaaaaaaaagtcacgaCTACATTCAGAGGAATGTGTCGCACACTCAACACACGTCACAAGCGCACGCGTAATGGCGTGCATGCATGCGAAAACAGTTTACGCCCAACTGATAGCAATGAAAAAGAAGCGAAGCGGAGTCGGGGTGGGATAGAAAGCGTATTAAGACTTACTGTGCCAATGCTGTGGCTTGGTCTGCTTCCGCCGCGACATCTTCGTTTCGTCAACTGTCTTATAATATCGGCattgtttgtaaacacattcCCTACCAAAGCCATAAACAGTGGAGTATGCGGGAAAGTCGTCCCCTGTCGACGGCTTCCATGTTGCGCAGAGAACTATGGGATAGGCACGTGTGTGCACGTTGCGTGAGAAAGGTGGGAGACAGCAGACGTGTGTCGGACagcgtgtgtacgtgcgtgtgtactgtgtgtactcGGTAACCAGCATATCGTGCCAGCGATGGAGCAGCAAGGAGAAACTCCTGGGTAAGCAATAAACCTTTGCTAGTAGGGTAGATGGAATGTGTCAGTTCGctcgttttatttttgctggcGTGTTGTTTCCTCAAGTATGGAAGAGACGATTACACAAGAACTTCCACCTAAACTTTTTGACAAAACCATTCAAGGGATAGtttaagtaaataaagattCTTTGACCGGGATCCTGTTTCATTCGGTAATTTTATGAAGAACTTTTTATAAATGTCGAATTATTTCTGTATCTGCCCCCGGTGTCACAGTGATTCCGGTTTGGTTTCCTCAGGAAATTAATAAGCAGTCTTCGCTTCCAGCCACTCCTTCGCTAGCTTCGCTGATAAATTAATCTGTTGGCTGGCGTTTGAAAAAGTAAAAGCGTAAAAATGAGAAGCATGATAGCATTATTTGATTTAAACTGTTCATAATAAATCAGTTGATCGtacattttatacactgtgTATCATTTTAAACCCAAACCTAAAAGCATAGATACAGAAACTGTAGAGATTATTTCATCACCAGGCCCGTAAGAATGAAACAGATGTAGTCAGAGGTTGACAGTGTCTgtacgtgcgtttgtgtgtgggCGAGCGCTCTTAGACATTAATGTGTAATAATCTCAGGATTATCTTTGATGGGCAGAAAACCATGAGAGATATTCTTTTGCTACAGTTCATAAATATAATCTGTAGAGTTACGTATATAGAGATttgctgtcttttattttgttgtttatgttttttatccatttattttgttggtgACTCCTATCAAACAGCTACcctaaaaaatacttttattttgtgtgggggttggggtgggtggggttgggTTGGACTAATACCCGTCTATACCCAGGCTGCTCAAGTTTATGCTACACTTTCAGCATCTTTGAGCAATGTGCTTGACAATCTCACATTGTCATACTCATGACatactgggtttttttcctctttcctgcTTTCCCATAGTTTTATTGGTAATAGACTGCTGCTATCAGTAGTTTTGTTGGTATGACATTATTTTCTGTACCATCAATACATTTTCCCTTTCATCTTTTATCTGTCATGAATGGCAGTGAAGTGATCATTATTTCTACCAGACAAAAGTAGTGGTCTCAATCTGAGGACATTCAAGAGATAGCATGGCTTTAGGAAGGGTAGGGATGCTTATTTCCTGCCTTACCACAATCAGGCTTTTACTTTTAGTCTTTCCATTCACTACTTATTCACACCCATGCCTCATTAGTACTGCAGTAAGGAATATTACAGCTTGTTGGTCATGTTGCTGCTTCTTTACCTGACCCTTACCCCTAGATTTACCATGACTGAGCCAAGTActtactaataaaaaaatggcacATGGCTAATTTATGATACTGCATCCTAGGCCTGACGGACAGCAGCTATCAAAAAAGGCACTTAAGAAACAACAGAAGGATGCAGAGAAAGCTGCCAAGAAAGCTGCTCATAAACAGCAGGCTGAGCAGAAACAAGATGCTGGAGCAGTAAGCAATTAAGTGTTCATCCTGACTCACAAGCAGTATTTTCACTGCCTCATACCATAAGCATTCCGTGCAGAgtgtcttttaaaatttgttagaGACGGACAGGTGTAGCAGTATCTGACATCTTTCCCCAAAAATTGTTGGTGtcatataagaagaaaataaacttaacaCATTAATTGTAATTTCTTAGATTTCTCCCCAACCCCAGCTGGTACCAGCTGTTTAAGTAGGAGTTGGCAGTATCAATATCTGCTCCTTTTTCTTCACCATACTTGATgccttaattatttattttttgttgttgttttgaaatgaaAGGGTGAACAGGAGAATGAAGATGTCGCAGAGGGTCGTTATGGCAATTTACCACTTAACCAATCTAGGGAGAAGGTGCAGCGCTATATCTGCAAAGTCTGTGAGCTGACATCAGAGCTGAAGGACAAGCGAGTGTGGATCAGAGCAAGGCTTCACACCAGCAGAGCAAAAGGTAAAACTGAGCCCAGTCCTATATGAACAGAAGTAGTCTATTTCAAAACCATGATGTAAGCAGTTTAGCACCTATGTCAAAATTTGCAGTACAAAGTTCAAGTCTTGTCAgccttaataaatatttttgtaagaaagacaaagaaggcTGCTAAATTGATTAGTAATAGGACATTATTGAAAACTTGAACAGCACTCTCTCTAAGGACTGAAGCTGCACTTCATTTTGCCATGTGCTATGTCATCTCCAGGCAAACAGTGCTTCTTTGTGCTGCGGCAACAAAAGTGGACAGTACAAGCTCTTGCTGCTGTGGGTGACAACATTAGTCGACAGATGATCAAGTTCATTGCAAGGTCTTTATCCTGTCAAAAACTACATTAAAAAGACATTCTGTGAGATCTAACGCTTCCTCTCTCACATCCCTGTTCTATACACAGTTATGGTGAAAACTGTAGCtaccttttattattatgttgaaaattatttgatagTGAACcctaattaattaaaaaaacatccaCCTCCTTTGCTTTGCAGCATTACAAAAGAGTCGATTGTGGACGTTGAAGGAACAGTGCGTACCGTAGATCAGAAAATAGAGTCCTGCTCACAAGATGATGTGGAATTGCATGTTGAACAGGTAGAATTTTATTCCTCTCTATAAAGTATCTTGACAGCAAGGACTTTAAACTACCTAACATGACAATCAGATTGATGGCTTGGAGAAGATGAAAAGGAAGCACCAGGTTTCTCTCCTAGTCCAAATCTGTTGCAGATAGAGTCATGCCATCAGATTTGATGTAAGGGAGAGAATTCAAATATTGACCCTCATAACTGGCCCTCGAAGTTCATTACGTGTTCCAATTCCCCACTTCACATCTTTTAAGCATACAAATCTCCATTTTGAAAGCTctggtacttttttttctatctatctattcctcttcgtgcatcaggttgcacataaggcctcaaccagagtccgccctgtgggaccccggggtatgcttgcctagcaagcattgtaagaatagggtccctgccatccagccaggcatgtcgtaagaggcgactaaggtggacacctcacctagaggtaaaataggttgtggtagggctaacaaccccaccatgtaaaaaaaaatcatgttacagaaactaaaaccagagaacttttttttacataacaGAATTAAGACTGGTCATGTGCTACAAAGCACTTTTCCACAAACATATAGTCCATGCCATTCATTTAAACATGTATTTTCACTTATTTGCATCTTCTGATGTAGCATTAAACACTGCAGTTTGTAATGGCAGGTTTGGGTGGTGAGTGCATCAGCACAGCGCCTACCTCTGCAGATTGAAGATGCCAGCAGACCAGAAGGCGGTGATGTAAGTTTGCATATATGAATATGTGAGAGTTTTTATTGCAAGAGTAAAGGGTTGATGaaattgttctatttttagctataaaaaatatttcagttccaAAAATAGTCTAGTCACATATATTATGTTGTCCTCTTTGTTTTCAAGACAAATGCTTTTGATTAATGGGTCTATGGTATATCGACTATTTTGTGACCACAGGACCTAGCTACAGTAAACCAAGATACACGTCTAGACAACCGTTTTCTGGATTTGAGGACCACCACATCACAGTCCATCTTCCAGCTTGAAGCAGGTGTCTGCCAGCTTTTCCGAGAATACCTGATTGGCAAACACTTTGTGGAGATTCACACTCCAAAAATAATTCCTGGTAAGACAGTGTAACAATTCAAATAAGGTAGTCTAATAAATGAGCCCAACTATCAATATATCTTTCCCATTCCTTTGTTTCCCTACTGCTAAAACCTTTTCAAGATATTACCTCttgacatatttttgtttttatactaaGTTCAGGGAGTAATGATAAAAAGATAATGGTAGTTTAAATTCATTTAGTCTGCATTATATTATGATTTGCTCCAGTACAAATTGTGGTACTTCCTTTCATTCATTAACTTTATATTTAggcaatgttttaaaacatctttatgCTTTCTTTCAGCTGCCTCTGAAGGTGGAGCCAATGTGTTTGAAGTGACTTATTTTAAATCTAAGGCTTATCTGGCCCAGTCCCCACAACTATACAAGCAGATGGCTATATGTGCTGACTTTGAACGGGTCTTCACTATTGGTGCTGGTATGTCCACTAAATCTTTGAGTCAGTTGGGTTAAAGTCGGATTTCTTATTTGTTCATAGTGTGGGGAATAGGCGGGAGAAAATGGTACAGGTATGGtttaaaactgctttattttacttttttcattcattatatttacatgtatttgACTTTGGCAGCCATATTATATTTTCAGGTGTCTCTTTAAATAGCAGTACTTTTCAGagcttattttatttggttCATGTGCATTGTACGTTTCAGTGTTCCGGGCAGAAGATTCTAACACTCATCGTCACCTCACAGAATTTGTTGGACTTGACCTTGAAATGGCCTTCAACTTTCACTACCATGAGGTGGTTGATCTTATTGGTGACATGTTTGTCCATATCTTTAAGGGGCTGCAGACACGGTGAGTattgtggaaaataaaataatctgattATGAGGCATGGGTTGGTATCTTTGTTCCAACCCGTGTTTGCATTTGATGCCTAGTCTAAAAGATAGTGTGTgcgtttctctgtgtgtgtgttttgaggttTCCTTTGGTCACAGGaaaaggcactatataaatgAACAGGGTAATATACTCacaaactttgtaaaataaaaaaggacttTTAAAACTCAAATTAaccacttgtttattttttaatagacCTTTGCTATGAAATGAATTAATTTGTGTATACAGcttcttattattatactaAATGATTCAGTCTTTGTGTTATAGGTATGCAGAGGAAATTTCCATGGTGTCCAAACAGTTTCCTGCTGAGCCTTTCAAGTTTCTGGAGCCtaggtataataataattagagaaaaaagaagtagaTTTTTTATAGCACATTTAAAGCAGTCTTAATGCtctgtacagaaataaaaacaaagtcaaccaaaaattaaaatataaactgaaaataaatatagcaCATATCTTAAGAccaaaacatatcaacaaatatATAGCATAACATCACAGGATTGAAAGGCAGAATTACCCTCCTTTCTATGTACATTAGAATTGAGAGTTAGAGAGGTAAATATA
The Pomacea canaliculata isolate SZHN2017 linkage group LG2, ASM307304v1, whole genome shotgun sequence genome window above contains:
- the LOC112556343 gene encoding aspartate--tRNA ligase, cytoplasmic-like, producing the protein MEQQGETPGPDGQQLSKKALKKQQKDAEKAAKKAAHKQQAEQKQDAGAGEQENEDVAEGRYGNLPLNQSREKVQRYICKVCELTSELKDKRVWIRARLHTSRAKGKQCFFVLRQQKWTVQALAAVGDNISRQMIKFIASITKESIVDVEGTVRTVDQKIESCSQDDVELHVEQVWVVSASAQRLPLQIEDASRPEGGDDLATVNQDTRLDNRFLDLRTTTSQSIFQLEAGVCQLFREYLIGKHFVEIHTPKIIPAASEGGANVFEVTYFKSKAYLAQSPQLYKQMAICADFERVFTIGAVFRAEDSNTHRHLTEFVGLDLEMAFNFHYHEVVDLIGDMFVHIFKGLQTRYAEEISMVSKQFPAEPFKFLEPSLRIEYIEAVAMLREAGVEMGDDEDLSTPSEKLLGRLIKAKYDTDFFILDKFPLAVRPFYTMPDANNPKWSNSYDMFMRGEEILSGAQRIHDPEFLTKRALEHGCELEKIKGYIDSFRYGAPPHAGGGIGLERVTMLYLGLDNVRKTSLFPRDPKRVTP